From the Paenibacillus sp. MMS20-IR301 genome, the window CCCTGCTGAAGACATGACGAAACACAGCATCCGGCAATTCCTCCGTCAGCGGATCAGCAAATTGAGCTTAGCAACGAAGTGTTGCCGGCTTCGGCTTAATGACACGAATATATACACTTTATCTCCGCAAGTCAATTTCCCACCCCGGTAATTGACCAGTTATTATCGGCTTCCGGCGATAACGTTCCCTGCCCGCGGATGTAGCTGACCAGCATATCCCGGACACTGCACGGGGACTCCCAGTGTCTGGCTGCACTGACCAGTCTGGACGCCTTCAATAAGCTGCTGTAGCGGTAATTGTTGACGGCAAGCTGCAGCTGCTGCGTGTCGGCAAGCGCTTGGCCCTGGTACAGCACATTGATGATCCGCTGACCGGCAGGCTGCGACAGATCGATCTGATAATCGATGCCGGCGAACATATCATAGAGGTAACTAGGCACCTCAGGGTTGGCAGTCACCTCAAGGTCGCCCGGCTGCCACTGATTGAAATGCGTTGCCGAAGCTTCCATGTAGGCCTTAAGCTCTTTGCCTGTTACAGTAACCACATACAGCACATTATCGAACGGATAGATGCGGTATACATCGGCGTACGTTAACGGGCCCTGCTTCAAGTCCGCAGTATCTGAGAACAAGCTGGTCGCGGCAACATCCGCCCCGCTGGCCTGCAGCATCACCTTCTGAATCAGCGTAATGACCGGCGTATCCTGCAGCCTTCCCGCCGGGATCCCGCCCGTCTCCGCCTGCGGCTGGAAGTCAGCGGTGGCATAGCCCAAGATACTGCCGTCTGCTTCAGCAGCCAAGGCTCCGCCGCCTTGGCCGCTGAAGCGGATGGTCTCTTCATGCGCTTCAGCGGCCAGCTTGCGGAATTCCGGATCCGGCTCCCAGCCGGCCATATCCGCAATCGAGACTTCCCTGTTCACCACCCGGGGCCCCGCACCCTCCAGCTGAACGGTCAGGTCGAAGCGGACCACCTCCCGCCCCCGGTCGCGCGGCCCGCCGATTACGATATCCCCGATCCGCTGCTTAACGGTAATGTGCATATGCCCGACCAGCAGTACATCAGCCTCAGGAACAAGCCTCGCAATCTGTTCAGCAGAATCCGAGCCGCCTTCTTCATCAAATTCAGCCACCATTCCCGCATGCGCGCTGATGACAATGATATCGGCCTTGTCTTCAGCCCTCAGGGAAGCAGCAAGCTGCTGCGCCGTTTCAGCCATGTGGCCGAACCGCAGTTCCTCCACCTTCCCGGCATCCCAGCGCGGAATATTAGGATTCGTCAGTCCGATTACGGCAACCCTGACGCCCTGTACCTCAATCAGCGTGTAGGGCTCTGCGAACAGCTCACCGCCGGGGTACGCAGCATTCGCAGCGAGTACGGGAAAGTCCAGCTCCTGCCGGAATTTCGCAATCAGGTCCAGCCCGAAGTTAAATTCATGGTTGCCGAGGGTCATGGCCGCATAGCCCATGGCATTCAGTACCGCCGAGACCGGATGCACGGTATCTGTCCGTTTGTTGTAGATATCGTCCGTCAGCATATTTCCCTGGAACACATCCCCATTGTCAATAAGGATGACCGCAGCTCCGCTGTCTCTGACTTCCTTCACATAGGAGGCCACCCGGGCCATCCCGTCATTCTCCGTCTCGCGGCTGTCCTCATAACGGTAGCCCCACAGATTCCCGTGAAGATCCGAGGTGGCGAGGATTACGATATTCAATAATTTGCCGGTATCAGCCTGTTCCATTATCATTTCATCCTTTCTCACGCCCGCTTACTTCAGAATTGCCCCTGCGGTGAAGCTCTTCTCCATCTGGTCACTGAACAGCACATAAGCCAGCAGAATAGGCAGAGTGGATATGACCATTGCTGCTGCCAGCGGCCCCCAGCTAATACTGTATTGGCCGCTGAAATTCATCAGGCCCAGCGGCAGTGTTCTCAGCTCCTGCTTTTGAATAAAGGTTGCCGCCATAAGAAGCTCATTCCACACCGCCAGGAATACGAAGATCGCCACTGAGGCAAGCGGCGGCTTAAGCAGCGGCAGCACTACCTTGAAGAAGGACTTCACCACCCCGCAGCCGTCCATAAACGCTGCTTCCTCCAGTTCCTTGGGCATCGTCCGCAGAAAAGCCGACAGCATATATACGCCAATAGGCAAATTCACCGCAATGTACGGTAAAATAATCGACAATCTTGAACTGAGAATCCCCAGATTCTTAAGAATCATGAAGAGCGGTATTAATGTAGCATGAATCGGCACCATAACGCCCATCAGAAGAATGAACAAGATGAGACTGTTATACTTGAATTTCATCCGTGTCAGCGCATAGGCCATCATTGCAGCAAACAGCAGCACAAACAAGAGTGTAACCAGCGTGACAATCACACTGTTGAAGAAATATTGATTTACTTTGGCACTGACCCAAGCTTCTGTGAAATTGCTTAAACGCCATTCTGCAGGCAGCGCCCAGACGGTTCCGCCTATAATCTCCGAATTATCCTTAAACGCACTGATCACAAGCCAGTAGAGCGGAAACAGCTGGAGGACGGCGATAACGATCATCAGGATGTAGATGCTTGAATTCTTTGTTTTTCTGAGCATGACCGGTCCTCCTTAATATTCAATTTTCTCTTGGGTTAACACTTTATTAAGCACCCAGGAGATCACAAGGCATTCCAGCACCATGAATACCGCAAGCGCACTGCCGTAGCCGAAATTCTGCTTCAGGAAGGCTTCCTGGAACATTTTCAGCGCAATCACGGTTGTTGAATTCAGGGGTCCCCCGTTAGTCATTACGTATACACTTTCGAACGTCTTCAAGGCATAGATCACATTCAGGACGATACAGATCCGCAGCACATCAGACAATAACGGAAAAGTAATATGCCGCACAGCCTTCCAGCCTGTCGCTCCGTCCAGCTTCGCTGCTTCATAATACTGCTCCGGTATCCCTTGCATTCCGGCGAACAGAATCAGCATATTGTAACCGACATAATGCCAGGTCGTCACGATCAGGACGGACAGCAGGGCCGTCTTCGTATCTCCAAGCCAGGCCCCAGTCCAGGCTCCCAGTCCAAGCGTCTCCATTAATGTGTTCAGCATGCCGATGTTCGGATCATAGATCTTAACCCACAGCAGGCTGACCATGGTCGTTGACATCACTACGGGGAAAAAATAAATATTGCGGAACCACTTACGCCCCTTCATTCTCCGGGAGACCAGCAGCGCCAAGCCAAATGAGACCGGCAGCTGGATTAACACGCCTACCAGCAGAAAGGCCAGGCTGTTCCATACCGCCTGCCAGAAGCTTTTATCCGCCGTGAACATCTTCGTGTAATTGTCCAGTCCAATGAAGGCCATCGGGTTAATGCCATCCCAATCCTGGAGACTGTAGTAGGCGGTCATTACAATAGGCACAAAATAAAAGACCAGAAAAACAATCAATCCGGGCAACAAAAACAAAGCTATAATCTTTTTATTAGAGAGCGCTTTTTCCATCACTGACCCACCTGTCCAATTACAGAAAGTCGATGCGGTCCTTAGTGACTGCATCGACTTTCCTGGAATAATTTTTGGTAACACTGGCGCCTGAGGGGACTGGCGTACTGTCTCCGCCTTACTCTGCTGTACGCAGCAGCGTCTCCAGCTGGGCGGTAAATTCCTCTGCGGTGAGCTGCCCGCCGTATAATGCTTGTGTCAGGTCACGGTATTCCTGGCCTACATCTGCTGACAGCAGACCGAACCACATCGCCTGCGTTTTGACCGTCTGACTGATATCCGCAGCATACGCTGAGAGCTCCGCATTCTGTGATTCAGACTTCACCTCGCTCTTGGCGTAGCCGGGCAGGCCTTTTCTGACAAATTCATCATTAAGCTTCAAGGATAGACGGATGGCAAACTCCTTGGCTTCAGCCACATTGGCGGAGCTGTTGTTCACGAACAATGAGTATGGCGCTTCAGCATTCTGGAAGCCGATGGTTGCGCTGAGAGCATCCTCTGCCCCCGTCTTAGGGAAAGCAATATAGCCCAGATTGTCACCCATTGCCGCCGACAGGGAGGAGAAGTTGAAGCTTCCGTCGACCCACATCACAGCTTTATCATTCTTGAACAGCTCTTGGGCATCCAGATAGGCGGAACCGAGGAAGCCTTTTTGGAAGGCATTCGACTCTACCAGGGTGGTCACCTTATTGGCGGCTTCAACGAATGGTGCATCCGTGAACTTCGCCTCTCCCTTAATCGCCTTATCGAAGGCGGTAACATCCTCACGGGCTACGAGCATATCGTAGAGCAAATCCGCCTGCCATCTTTCTTTTCCGCCCAGTGCAATAGGAATTACACCTTTATCGTTAGCAGCCTTGACCAGCGACTGAAGATCCTCCCATGTTGCCGGGGCGGCAGCGCCAAGCTCGCTGATCAGCTTTTTATTATAGTAAAGAACCAGTGTTGTGCTGATGTTAGAAGGAACGGAATAGATGTTGCCGTCTTCTTCGGTTACCAGCTGATTGTCCAGAAATTGCGCACCGAGGCCTGTGGAATCCAGGGTATCGTTAAGCGGGGCTACGGTCTTCGACTGCAGAACAGGGGTACGGAATGACTTTCCGGCATGCTGCTGGAACACATCGGGAAGCTCATTCGCGGCAAGTGCAACACTCAATTTGGTTTTGTAGGTCTCATCTTGAATGTACTCATACTTCAGTTCAACACCGGTTTCCGCCGCGGCAGCTTCAGCTGCTGACTGGTACATCGGATCTGCATCGAAAATCCACAGCGTAACAGATTTCTTGCTATCCGCTGCCGCCGCTTCCTGACCCTGGGTTCCCCCATTGTTTGCTTCCGCACCTCCACAAGAAGTAAGCATTACACTGACCAGCGCGGCGGATGCTGCAACAACCCCAAACTTTTTACCGAACATCTGATTTGGACCACCTTTCACAATTTACGGATACGAACCACAGGTACAATCTTAACAAGTACGCAGCGAGGTTCGAATGGAGATATATTGGCTCTGACAGTAAAAATTTTAGGTATGTCACGTTACTTTACATCCACTTTACACTTCTTCTTAGGGTTAACATAAAGTTTACCTAATAACAGCTTTATCCAAACAAAAGAAGCCCGGCTGAATCACCGGACTCCTGCTGACAATGGCCCAATCTTACTCTGAATAGGACCCGCCGTATACTTTATTCGGGGTAATTCCGTACTTCTTCTTAAAGCATTTGCTGAAATAGAACGGATCTTTGTAGCCGACCTGATGGGCGATTGTCGCTATCTTGGGAACCGGAGAATCTCCCGCAGCCGCCCCCTGTCGCAGCAGCTCCATGGCTTTGCCCAGGCGGACATTCGTTACGTACTCCACAAAGGATTCGCTTGTCTCCTTCTTGAATACATGGCTTAAGTAGCTCGGGTTCACGAAGAGCGCAGCGGCTGTACTCTGAAGCGATAAGGTATCGTCGGTATAATGCGCAGTCACATGCGCAGCTGCTTTGCGGATCAGCCGGTTCCCGCTCCCCTGGCGCCCTTCCTCCTCAGAGGGCTGTTCCGCAGCGGGCTGCCCCAAGTACCCTGCCTCTATCCGCAACCGGTTAATGTAGCGTTCCTCCTCCCACTTCTCCTTCAACTGTGCACGGATGGTGGTCAGTGCCTGTTCAACCGCCGCCTCATCAACAGGCTTCAGCAAATAATGATCCGCTCCAAGCGAGATGGCCTGCTGGGCATACGTGAAGTTATCATAGCTGGTGATGAATATCAGCTTGGCAGCGGAGTCTAAGGCTCGGACGGCCTTGACGAAATCGAGCCCGTTCATGTTGGGCATTTCTATATCCGTAATAATGAGATCTATCGGCTGTTCCTCCATGATCCGCAGGGCTTCCGCTCCGTCTTCCGCCTCGGCAACCACTTCGAAGCCTGCAGAAGTCCAGTCTATTAAATGGATCAGCAGCTGTCTGAAATAATATTCGTCATCTACGATCAGGACGCGTGCCGCCGGCGCTGCAGTTATCATTCCGCTGTCTCCTCCTCCTGCTCGTCCGCCTTGACAATCAGCGGTAATCGTACCTTCACTTCCACTCCATGACCCGGCTCAGACGACAGGACGATCCCATAGGCTTCGCCGAATCTCAGCTGAATCCGGTCCTGGATATTCTTCAGTCCGAAGCTGTAATCCTCTTCTTTCTTGCTGCTTGACCAGATCTGCTGCTGCTCCTCTGCACTCATGCCTTTGCCGTTGTCACGGACTATGAAGCACAGTATGCGCTCTTCTCCCGACCTTTCCGTATAGCCGGTAATTTCACATAGCCCGCCGTCCGGCATCCCTCTGATGCCATGGTGGATTGCATTCTCAACCAGCGGCTGGAGCAGCATTGTAGGCACTTGGCAGGACTCGATCCCCGGTTCAAAGGTAATCCGGTAATTCAGTTTCTTGAAGCGGATCTGCTGAATGTAAAGGTAACTCTCCAGATGCTTCTTCTCCTGTGCAGCCGCAATCAATTCCTGTCCGTTGCTTAGTGATATCCGGTAGAACTCCCCGAGCGCCTTCAGGATACTGCTAATCTCCCTGGCATTCGTCATCACAGCCATCGCACGGATGGTGTCCAGCGTATTATATAGAAAATGCGGTTTGATCTGCGAATACAGCAGCCTCAGCTCCAGCAGCCGCTTGGTCTTCTCTTCCGTTTCAATTCTCAGCATCAAACCTTGTATATGCTCAACCATTTCATTAAATTTCGCCCCCAGCCTGCCTACTTCATCCTGACTGCCGGCAGAGGCGCGGCTCCCGAAGTTCCCTGCCCCTACCTCAACCATGACTTCACTGAGCCGGCTAAGCGGCCGGGTCAGCCGGCGGGCGAATACCACCGACAGGACCATTGCCGAGAGCATGCTGATCAGTCCGAAAACGGCTATGGATAAAGCAATTTTCCAATACCCGTCGGTCAATTCCGAAGTGGGGACCAGGTGGATTACCTTCCAGCCGTAGGGATCGAGCCTCTGTAAAGATACCAGATAACGCTTGTCTCCCACCTGCTCGGTCCGGCTTCCTCCGGATGCGGAATTCACCCACCCGGCAAGCGAGCCGTCTTCAAGGGTGCGGCTGACGAGTGCTGGATCATACGCGGAGATTACCACTCCCTCCTGGTTGATGACCAGGGTAGGATTCTGATTGTCCTGTTCATTAAGGTACAGCCGCGCCAGTGTCCGTTCGTCAATATTGACATAAATATAACCGATCGGCGTCCCCTTCTCCATGCTCATAATGACTCTGCAGACACTAATCATATTCTTCGCGGCCATCCCCGACAGAAAGGAAGGCTTCAGCGTGTCTACCCA encodes:
- a CDS encoding sensor histidine kinase, which encodes MKKKFRAVTSRVFRRNMSLRRKILISNILIVLLALVIFVISIHRIVFNQTLDRTSASSQQEVKLVSQSMETVFQSVQNFSKFALINQDTQNVLSRDTGVNEDVSALKSIHNTLAAMLETEPNIDSVIIESTRGELYYTSNLTGVTPQSLAVYPKDKIDAAKGGAVWVDTLKPSFLSGMAAKNMISVCRVIMSMEKGTPIGYIYVNIDERTLARLYLNEQDNQNPTLVINQEGVVISAYDPALVSRTLEDGSLAGWVNSASGGSRTEQVGDKRYLVSLQRLDPYGWKVIHLVPTSELTDGYWKIALSIAVFGLISMLSAMVLSVVFARRLTRPLSRLSEVMVEVGAGNFGSRASAGSQDEVGRLGAKFNEMVEHIQGLMLRIETEEKTKRLLELRLLYSQIKPHFLYNTLDTIRAMAVMTNAREISSILKALGEFYRISLSNGQELIAAAQEKKHLESYLYIQQIRFKKLNYRITFEPGIESCQVPTMLLQPLVENAIHHGIRGMPDGGLCEITGYTERSGEERILCFIVRDNGKGMSAEEQQQIWSSSKKEEDYSFGLKNIQDRIQLRFGEAYGIVLSSEPGHGVEVKVRLPLIVKADEQEEETAE
- a CDS encoding 5'-nucleotidase C-terminal domain-containing protein; translation: MEQADTGKLLNIVILATSDLHGNLWGYRYEDSRETENDGMARVASYVKEVRDSGAAVILIDNGDVFQGNMLTDDIYNKRTDTVHPVSAVLNAMGYAAMTLGNHEFNFGLDLIAKFRQELDFPVLAANAAYPGGELFAEPYTLIEVQGVRVAVIGLTNPNIPRWDAGKVEELRFGHMAETAQQLAASLRAEDKADIIVISAHAGMVAEFDEEGGSDSAEQIARLVPEADVLLVGHMHITVKQRIGDIVIGGPRDRGREVVRFDLTVQLEGAGPRVVNREVSIADMAGWEPDPEFRKLAAEAHEETIRFSGQGGGALAAEADGSILGYATADFQPQAETGGIPAGRLQDTPVITLIQKVMLQASGADVAATSLFSDTADLKQGPLTYADVYRIYPFDNVLYVVTVTGKELKAYMEASATHFNQWQPGDLEVTANPEVPSYLYDMFAGIDYQIDLSQPAGQRIINVLYQGQALADTQQLQLAVNNYRYSSLLKASRLVSAARHWESPCSVRDMLVSYIRGQGTLSPEADNNWSITGVGN
- a CDS encoding carbohydrate ABC transporter permease, coding for MLRKTKNSSIYILMIVIAVLQLFPLYWLVISAFKDNSEIIGGTVWALPAEWRLSNFTEAWVSAKVNQYFFNSVIVTLVTLLFVLLFAAMMAYALTRMKFKYNSLILFILLMGVMVPIHATLIPLFMILKNLGILSSRLSIILPYIAVNLPIGVYMLSAFLRTMPKELEEAAFMDGCGVVKSFFKVVLPLLKPPLASVAIFVFLAVWNELLMAATFIQKQELRTLPLGLMNFSGQYSISWGPLAAAMVISTLPILLAYVLFSDQMEKSFTAGAILK
- a CDS encoding extracellular solute-binding protein gives rise to the protein MFGKKFGVVAASAALVSVMLTSCGGAEANNGGTQGQEAAAADSKKSVTLWIFDADPMYQSAAEAAAAETGVELKYEYIQDETYKTKLSVALAANELPDVFQQHAGKSFRTPVLQSKTVAPLNDTLDSTGLGAQFLDNQLVTEEDGNIYSVPSNISTTLVLYYNKKLISELGAAAPATWEDLQSLVKAANDKGVIPIALGGKERWQADLLYDMLVAREDVTAFDKAIKGEAKFTDAPFVEAANKVTTLVESNAFQKGFLGSAYLDAQELFKNDKAVMWVDGSFNFSSLSAAMGDNLGYIAFPKTGAEDALSATIGFQNAEAPYSLFVNNSSANVAEAKEFAIRLSLKLNDEFVRKGLPGYAKSEVKSESQNAELSAYAADISQTVKTQAMWFGLLSADVGQEYRDLTQALYGGQLTAEEFTAQLETLLRTAE
- a CDS encoding response regulator, yielding MITAAPAARVLIVDDEYYFRQLLIHLIDWTSAGFEVVAEAEDGAEALRIMEEQPIDLIITDIEMPNMNGLDFVKAVRALDSAAKLIFITSYDNFTYAQQAISLGADHYLLKPVDEAAVEQALTTIRAQLKEKWEEERYINRLRIEAGYLGQPAAEQPSEEEGRQGSGNRLIRKAAAHVTAHYTDDTLSLQSTAAALFVNPSYLSHVFKKETSESFVEYVTNVRLGKAMELLRQGAAAGDSPVPKIATIAHQVGYKDPFYFSKCFKKKYGITPNKVYGGSYSE
- a CDS encoding sugar ABC transporter permease, which codes for MEKALSNKKIIALFLLPGLIVFLVFYFVPIVMTAYYSLQDWDGINPMAFIGLDNYTKMFTADKSFWQAVWNSLAFLLVGVLIQLPVSFGLALLVSRRMKGRKWFRNIYFFPVVMSTTMVSLLWVKIYDPNIGMLNTLMETLGLGAWTGAWLGDTKTALLSVLIVTTWHYVGYNMLILFAGMQGIPEQYYEAAKLDGATGWKAVRHITFPLLSDVLRICIVLNVIYALKTFESVYVMTNGGPLNSTTVIALKMFQEAFLKQNFGYGSALAVFMVLECLVISWVLNKVLTQEKIEY